The following proteins are co-located in the Vigna angularis cultivar LongXiaoDou No.4 chromosome 2, ASM1680809v1, whole genome shotgun sequence genome:
- the LOC108329717 gene encoding uncharacterized protein LOC108329717: MGHLYALDFDGVICDSCGETAISALKAAKLRWPSLFDGVDSAIEDWIVDQMITVRPVVETGYETLLLVRLLLETRVPSIRKSSVSKGLTVEDILENWFKLKPVIMEEWNENREDLVDLFGKVRDEWLERDFTGWIGANRLYPGVADALRFASSKVYIVTTKQSRFADALLRELAGVTIPPERLYGLGTGPKVKVLKKLQEMAEHKGLTLHFVEDRLATLKNVIKEPELDNWNLYLVNWGFNTQKEREEAAANPRIQVLELFDFSSKLV, translated from the exons ATGGGTCACCTCTATGCTTTGGACTTTGATGGAGTTATATGTGACAGTTGTGGGGAGACTGCAATCTCTGCTCTCAAG GCTGCCAAGTTGAGATGGCCTTCCTTGTTTGATGGTGTGGATTCAGCCATAGAAGATTGGATTGTTGATCAGATGATTACA GTACGTCCAGTTGTTGAAACTGGATATGAAACTCTTCTACTTGTAAGGTTGTTGCTTGAGACTAGGGTTCCTTCCATCAGGAAGTCTTCG GTTTCAAAGGGGCTTACAGTTGAGGATATACTGGAGAATTGGTTCAAATTGAAACCTGTTATTATGGAAGAATGGAATGAGAATAGAGAAGATCTGGTAGACCTTTTTGGGAAAGTCAGAGATGAATGGCTGGAGAGGGATTTCACTGGTTGGATTGGAGCAAACAG ACTATATCCTGGTGTTGCTGATGCATTGAGATTTGCAAGCTCAAAAGTGTACATTGTCACCACAAAACAG AGCCGCTTTGCCGATGCTTTACTAAGAGAGCTTGCTGGAGTCACTATACCACCAGAACGATTATATGGTTTAGGAACTGG TCCCAAGGTAAAAGTGTTAAAGAAGCTTCAGGAAATGGCAGAACACAAAGGGCTGACACTACA CTTTGTGGAAGATAGGCTTGCAACCCTAAAGAATGTCATCAAAGAACCCGAGTTGGATAACTGGAATTTGTATCTGG TGAATTGGGGGTTCAACACtcaaaaagagagagaagaagcaGCAGCCAACCCTAGGATTCAAGTTCTTGAGCTTTTTGACTTCAGTAGCAAGCTGGTATAG
- the LOC108327924 gene encoding uncharacterized protein LOC108327924, which yields MGELYALDFDGIICDSCGESSVSAVKAAKVRWPGLFDGVDSATEDWIIDQMHTVRPVVETGYENLLLVRLLLESRTPSIRKSSVSEGLTVEVILEKWSKLKPIIMEEWGENRDALIDLFGKVRDEWLEQDFAGWIGANRIYPGVSDALKFASSRVYIVTTKQGRFADALLRELAGVTIPPERIYGLGTGPKVEVLKQLQKKPEHQGLTLHFVEDRLATLKNVIKDPELDQWNLYLGNWGYNTQQEREEAAAIPRIHVLELSDFSKKLK from the exons ATGGGTGAACTTTACGCGTTGGACTTCGATGGAATCATCTGTGATAGCTGCGGCGAAAGCTCTGTCTCTGCTGTCAAG GCTGCCAAAGTGAGATGGCCTGGTTTGTTTGACGGGGTGGATTCGGCCACAGAAGATTGGATTATTGACCAGATGCACACA GTGCGACCAGTTGTGGAAACAGGATATGAAAATCTTTTACTCGTGAGACTGTTGCTTGAGAGCAGAACACCTTCTATCCGGAAATCTTCG GTTTCAGAGGGGCTCACGGTTGAGGTTATACTGGAGAAATGGTCCAAGTTGAAGCCTATTATTATGGAAGAATGGGGTGAGAATAGGGATGCTCTGATAGATCTTTTTGGAAAGGTCAGAGATGAATGGTTGGAGCAGGATTTTGCTGGTTGGATTGGTGCAAACAG AATATATCCTGGTGTTTCTGATGCCTTAAAATTTGCAAGCTCGAGAGTGTACATTGTCACCACAAAACAG GGCCGTTTTGCTGATGCCTTACTCCGAGAGCTTGCCGGAGTGACCATACCACCTGAAAGAATATATGGCCTTGGAACCGG TCCTAAGGTAGAGGTTCTGAAGCAGCTTCAAAAGAAGCCAGAGCACCAAGGACTGACTCTACA CTTTGTTGAAGACCGGCTAGCTACATTGAAAAATGTCATCAAAGACCCTGAATTAGACCAATGGAACTTGTATCTAG GGAATTGGGGTTACAACACCCAACAAGAAAGAGAGGAAGCCGCAGCTATCCCCAGAATTCATGTTCTTGAGCTCTCTGATTTCAGCAAGAAGTTAAAATAG